CCATTGGATTTGTCTCCGTTCACAACGATATTATTACTACCGCCGACATCCCTCAGATAATCCGGTCGTTCGTTCGACGGGGATAGTTGCATCTCTCATACCACGTGAGCGTTCACCGAGTGTGAACTGCGGGTTGGTATCGTCTTCGTGTAGGAGAGGATGAGCACGATGAGCCCCTCGCAGCCAGTGGTTTCGTGAATCACTGCTCAGTGGGCGTTTTATCGGCCCCTGACGGGTGCGGGGCGATTCAGCTTGCCTCGCGTAGACACATGGGACATCGAGCACTCGTCGCATACGAGCGACCTGACGGCACGTACAACCTGCACTACACCCACTGGGGCGGCTGCAACCTCAGGTTGAAGCATCGGATCACCGAAGCGACGCCCTTCGGCGAGGAGTACGAAGGGAGCCAAGCGATCTACGAGGAGCTCGGGACGGCCGCCTCGACGTACGTTCCCGAGGAGCACCGACACACGCAGACCGAGGTCCGGCTCGAACCGACCGCGGTCGGAGTCACTGTCGAAGCGGCGCTCGCCGACCACCTCGACTTCCAGATGCACGAGGCGTTCTACATCGTGACGAGGGAGTTCCAGGTGACGGCGTTCCGGACGTTCTGGTTGGGGTTCCATTCGGAGGCAACCTCGGTCGAGGAGAGCCCGTCACGCGGCCACGGCGTGATCTGTACGGTTCGATGGTACGACGGCGACCCGGTCGGCGACGGGTTCCTCCGGGGGAGGTTTGCAGGTGCAAAGGAGGTGACCGCGGAGTTGATCGACCGGGACGTGTTCAGCGAGGTCCAAGCGACGACGTTCCTCGTCGAGCGCCTCCTCGGGAACCGTCAGGGTCGGTACGAGGCGTACGTCCAGCGGGCGGACACGAACGAGCGTCGGTGGTATCCGTCCCACTACACCGCTTCGCCGAGGACGC
This genomic stretch from Halobaculum roseum harbors:
- a CDS encoding DUF6735 family protein, whose protein sequence is MGHRALVAYERPDGTYNLHYTHWGGCNLRLKHRITEATPFGEEYEGSQAIYEELGTAASTYVPEEHRHTQTEVRLEPTAVGVTVEAALADHLDFQMHEAFYIVTREFQVTAFRTFWLGFHSEATSVEESPSRGHGVICTVRWYDGDPVGDGFLRGRFAGAKEVTAELIDRDVFSEVQATTFLVERLLGNRQGRYEAYVQRADTNERRWYPSHYTASPRTPRSRE